A window of Staphylococcus sp. 17KM0847 contains these coding sequences:
- the radA gene encoding DNA repair protein RadA — MAKKKVTFECTACGYQTPKWMGKCPNCGAWNSMDETIEQKSSSARHGVRAQTTTNTKVQKLDDIKHEQTPRILTESRELNRVLGGGIVEGSLVLIGGDPGIGKSTLLLQMCAALSKTRKVLYITGEESLNQTKLRADRLEEDASALNVFAETNLEVIHEAVKKVEPELIVVDSIQTIFHPEISSAPGSVSQVRESTQSLMHIAKQMNIATFIVGHVTKEGQIAGPRLLEHMVDTVLYFEGDEHHAYRILRAVKNRFGSTHEMGIFEMKQSGLQSVMNPSEMFLEERSSNVPGSTIVATMEGTRPLLIEVQALVTPTTFNNPRRMATGIDHNRLSLLMAVLEKKEGYLLQQQDAYIKVAGGVRLTEPAVDLGIIIATATSFKDRAVDGLDCFIGEVGLTGEVRRVSRIEQRVQEAAKLGFKRVIIPQTNIGGWSFPEGIEVVGVTSVHEALKYALKV; from the coding sequence TTGGCCAAAAAGAAGGTGACATTTGAATGTACAGCTTGTGGTTATCAGACACCGAAATGGATGGGAAAATGTCCAAATTGTGGCGCTTGGAATAGTATGGATGAAACGATTGAGCAAAAGTCATCGAGCGCAAGACACGGTGTTCGTGCTCAAACGACAACAAACACTAAAGTCCAGAAGTTAGACGATATTAAACATGAGCAGACGCCACGTATTTTAACAGAAAGTCGAGAACTGAATCGTGTATTAGGTGGTGGCATTGTAGAGGGTTCACTTGTACTTATTGGTGGTGATCCGGGTATTGGAAAGTCAACATTGTTACTTCAAATGTGTGCTGCACTATCAAAAACACGTAAAGTTTTATATATCACAGGAGAGGAATCATTAAATCAAACGAAGCTACGTGCGGATCGTCTGGAAGAAGATGCGAGTGCTTTGAATGTTTTTGCTGAAACGAATTTAGAAGTGATTCACGAAGCGGTCAAAAAAGTTGAGCCGGAGCTTATTGTAGTAGATTCGATTCAAACGATTTTTCATCCGGAAATCAGTTCTGCACCAGGATCGGTGTCTCAAGTTCGAGAGAGTACACAAAGTTTGATGCATATTGCTAAACAAATGAATATTGCGACATTTATTGTTGGTCATGTGACTAAAGAAGGTCAAATTGCTGGTCCACGCTTGCTTGAACATATGGTAGATACAGTACTTTATTTTGAAGGGGATGAGCATCATGCTTATCGTATTTTACGTGCAGTGAAAAACCGCTTTGGTTCGACACATGAAATGGGTATTTTTGAAATGAAACAGTCAGGTCTACAAAGTGTTATGAATCCATCGGAAATGTTTTTAGAGGAGCGTTCGTCTAATGTACCGGGATCCACAATAGTTGCAACAATGGAAGGGACGCGCCCACTACTTATTGAAGTACAAGCACTGGTTACACCAACGACATTTAATAATCCTCGACGTATGGCAACGGGCATTGATCATAATCGTTTGAGTTTATTAATGGCTGTTTTAGAGAAAAAAGAAGGCTATTTGTTACAACAACAGGACGCTTATATTAAAGTAGCTGGTGGTGTGAGATTGACAGAGCCTGCTGTTGATTTGGGCATTATTATTGCAACGGCAACGAGTTTCAAAGATCGTGCGGTGGATGGTTTAGATTGTTTTATTGGTGAGGTCGGTTTAACAGGTGAGGTACGTCGGGTATCACGTATTGAGCAACGTGTGCAAGAAGCAGCAAAATTAGGATTCAAACGTGTAATTATTCCGCAAACGAATATAGGGGGATGGTCGTTTCCAGAAGGGATTGAAGTAGTCGGTGTAACTTCTGTACATGAGGCATTGAAATATGCATTAAAAGTGTAG
- a CDS encoding PIN/TRAM domain-containing protein → MDFVKLLVTTAYIIIGSVLGYFLVPEILHDFNMRHPIFLENGYVASIIGVLCFFLVFGWSIGRVTIAVKALEQFILSYSAVEVIFATVGLLMGLLISVMIAFILEFIGTTFINRIVPIIVTLLLSYLGFQFGLKKRDEMLRFLPENMARSMSVDVRVAKPKIMDTSAIIDGRILKVMESGFIDGDILIPQGVINELQIVADANDSVKRDKGRRGLEILNAIHHSQYPTRIISPQVSHENIDDLVVKLAQQYSADVITTDYNLNKVCMIQQIKVLNVNDLSATLRPEVYQGDRFNLMITKAGKERGQGVGYLDDGTMVVVEEAKHHINDVVNIEVLSILQSASGRIIFAKKVNE, encoded by the coding sequence ATGGACTTTGTGAAACTACTTGTAACGACAGCGTATATCATTATTGGAAGTGTGCTTGGTTATTTCTTAGTCCCTGAAATACTCCATGATTTTAATATGCGTCACCCTATTTTTTTAGAAAATGGCTATGTTGCATCTATTATAGGTGTTCTATGCTTTTTTCTAGTATTTGGATGGTCGATTGGACGTGTGACAATTGCAGTTAAAGCGTTGGAGCAATTTATTTTAAGTTATAGTGCAGTTGAAGTTATTTTCGCAACAGTTGGTTTGCTTATGGGTCTGCTTATTTCTGTGATGATTGCGTTTATCTTAGAGTTTATCGGTACAACATTTATTAATCGTATCGTGCCTATCATTGTCACATTATTGCTGAGTTATTTAGGATTTCAGTTCGGCTTGAAAAAAAGGGATGAAATGCTGCGGTTCCTTCCAGAAAATATGGCACGTTCAATGTCCGTAGATGTACGTGTAGCAAAGCCTAAAATTATGGATACGAGTGCAATTATTGATGGGCGTATTTTAAAAGTAATGGAATCAGGATTTATCGATGGTGATATTTTAATTCCTCAAGGTGTCATTAATGAACTTCAAATAGTTGCAGATGCAAATGATAGCGTCAAACGCGACAAAGGACGACGTGGTCTCGAAATCTTAAATGCAATTCACCACTCACAATATCCTACACGTATCATATCCCCGCAAGTTAGCCATGAAAATATTGATGACTTAGTTGTGAAGTTAGCACAACAATACTCTGCCGATGTGATTACAACGGATTATAATTTGAATAAAGTATGTATGATTCAGCAAATTAAGGTACTAAATGTGAATGATTTGTCAGCAACATTACGTCCAGAAGTATATCAAGGTGATCGATTTAACTTGATGATAACAAAGGCAGGAAAAGAGCGAGGACAAGGTGTGGGGTATTTAGATGATGGTACAATGGTTGTTGTTGAAGAGGCGAAACATCATATTAACGATGTTGTAAACATTGAAGTGCTGAGCATTTTACAATCGGCATCGGGACGAATAATCTTTGCGAAAAAGGTGAATGAATAG
- the ispD gene encoding 2-C-methyl-D-erythritol 4-phosphate cytidylyltransferase, with product MKDYYVIIPAAGKGTRMGRSYNKLLIELAGLTIIEHTIGIFQQDDACKGIYLAIQPNERDVLTTLLDRFDKVKAMIDGGKERQESIHKVIQTLDIADNDIVLVHDGARPFVTHETIHKLSEAIDEYGAAVVGVQAKDTIKMVENHFVSQTLERRYLWQVQTPQGAQYAKLKSAYKCASHEGIVGTDDASLLEYAGYAVFMVEGDYDNIKVTTEEDLTNAKAILTKRREVGYV from the coding sequence ATGAAAGACTATTATGTAATTATTCCGGCAGCAGGTAAAGGTACACGTATGGGACGTTCATATAATAAGTTACTCATTGAGTTAGCGGGGCTGACAATCATTGAGCATACAATCGGAATTTTCCAACAAGATGATGCATGTAAAGGTATTTATCTTGCTATCCAACCTAATGAAAGAGACGTTTTGACGACTTTACTTGATCGATTTGATAAAGTAAAAGCAATGATAGATGGAGGTAAAGAGCGTCAGGAAAGTATCCATAAAGTTATACAAACACTCGATATCGCAGACAATGATATTGTATTGGTGCATGATGGTGCACGCCCATTTGTTACACATGAAACAATACATAAATTATCTGAGGCTATCGATGAGTATGGTGCTGCAGTTGTTGGTGTACAAGCAAAAGACACTATAAAAATGGTGGAAAATCATTTTGTTTCTCAAACATTAGAGCGCCGTTATTTATGGCAAGTACAGACACCGCAAGGCGCACAATATGCAAAGTTAAAGTCTGCATATAAGTGTGCAAGTCATGAAGGCATTGTTGGAACAGACGATGCGTCACTACTGGAATATGCAGGATATGCAGTTTTTATGGTTGAAGGTGACTATGACAACATTAAGGTAACAACAGAAGAAGATTTAACAAATGCAAAAGCAATATTAACGAAAAGGAGAGAGGTTGGATATGTATAG
- the ispF gene encoding 2-C-methyl-D-erythritol 2,4-cyclodiphosphate synthase translates to MYRVGLGYDVHAFDAQRPLIIGGIEVPHTYGLKGHSDADVLLHAITDAMLGACALGDIGKLFPDTDEQFKDADSKILLKEAYQQVKDIGYVIHNVDATIIAERPKFRPHIDAMRQVIAALFDIDVSWVNVKATTSEKLGFTGRQEGIAAQAIVSVISK, encoded by the coding sequence ATGTATAGAGTGGGTTTAGGATATGATGTTCATGCGTTTGATGCACAACGCCCTCTAATTATTGGAGGTATTGAAGTGCCACATACATATGGATTAAAAGGGCATAGTGATGCAGACGTGTTATTGCACGCAATTACAGACGCAATGCTAGGGGCTTGCGCCCTTGGTGATATTGGGAAGTTGTTTCCAGACACAGATGAACAATTTAAAGATGCAGATTCTAAAATTTTACTAAAAGAAGCATATCAGCAAGTGAAAGATATAGGCTATGTTATTCATAATGTAGATGCTACAATTATTGCTGAACGTCCAAAGTTTCGTCCGCATATTGATGCAATGCGTCAAGTTATTGCAGCACTTTTTGATATTGATGTTTCATGGGTGAATGTCAAAGCAACAACGAGTGAAAAACTAGGCTTTACAGGTCGTCAAGAAGGTATTGCAGCACAGGCGATTGTATCTGTAATTTCAAAATAA
- the gltX gene encoding glutamate--tRNA ligase, with amino-acid sequence MSERVRVRYAPSPTGYLHIGNARTALFNYLFAKHYDGDFVIRIEDTDSKRNLADGESSQFDNLQWLGLDWDESVDKDKGYGPYRQSERGHIYQPLIDQLLAEDKAYKCYMTEEELEAERQEQIARGEMPRYGGKHAHLTEEERAQFEAEGRQPSIRFRVPQNRTYQFDDMVKGEVSFESDNFGDWVIVKKDGVPTYNFAVAVDDHYMEITDVIRGDDHISNTPKQLMIYETFGWEPPRFAHMTLIVNEQRKKLSKRDGQILQFIEQYRDLGYLPEALFNFIALLGWSPEGEEEIFSKQEFIDIFTEQRLSKSPAFFDKQKLEWINNQYMKEKDAETVFEMTLPHMIKAGLLPESPSEAELDWGRKLVALYQEQMSYAGEIVPLSELFFRDEKALDEASQEVLNGEQVPELMRVLYGKLEALATFESTEIKKEIKAVQKETGIKGKQLFMPIRVAVTGQMHGPELPNTMEVLGKEKVLQRIQKLL; translated from the coding sequence ATGAGTGAACGAGTAAGAGTAAGATATGCACCAAGCCCAACAGGATATCTGCATATCGGTAATGCACGTACAGCATTATTTAACTATTTATTTGCGAAACATTATGATGGTGATTTTGTAATCCGTATTGAAGACACTGATTCGAAGCGTAATTTAGCAGATGGTGAATCATCACAATTTGATAATTTACAATGGCTTGGTTTAGATTGGGATGAGTCTGTTGATAAAGACAAAGGTTATGGACCATATAGACAATCAGAGCGTGGTCATATTTACCAACCGCTGATCGACCAATTATTAGCAGAGGATAAAGCGTATAAGTGCTATATGACAGAAGAAGAGTTAGAAGCAGAGCGTCAAGAACAGATTGCACGTGGTGAAATGCCTAGATATGGTGGAAAGCATGCACATTTAACAGAAGAGGAACGTGCACAATTTGAAGCGGAAGGACGCCAACCTTCTATCCGTTTCCGTGTACCTCAAAATCGTACATATCAATTTGATGATATGGTAAAAGGTGAAGTGTCATTCGAATCTGATAACTTTGGTGACTGGGTTATCGTTAAAAAAGATGGTGTTCCAACATACAACTTTGCTGTTGCAGTAGATGATCATTATATGGAGATTACAGATGTCATTCGAGGCGATGATCATATTTCGAATACACCAAAACAATTGATGATATATGAAACATTTGGCTGGGAACCGCCACGTTTTGCACATATGACATTAATTGTAAATGAACAGCGTAAAAAATTAAGTAAACGTGATGGACAAATTTTACAGTTTATTGAGCAATATCGTGATTTAGGTTACTTGCCTGAAGCCTTATTTAATTTTATTGCACTACTTGGTTGGTCACCAGAAGGCGAAGAAGAAATTTTTTCAAAACAAGAATTTATTGATATCTTTACAGAACAGCGTTTATCTAAGTCTCCTGCATTTTTTGATAAACAAAAACTTGAATGGATTAATAACCAGTACATGAAAGAGAAAGATGCTGAGACAGTATTTGAAATGACGTTGCCACATATGATTAAAGCAGGTTTGTTACCAGAATCTCCTTCAGAAGCAGAACTTGATTGGGGACGTAAACTTGTGGCATTATATCAAGAACAAATGAGTTATGCTGGGGAGATTGTTCCGTTATCTGAGCTGTTTTTCCGAGATGAGAAAGCGTTAGATGAAGCATCGCAAGAAGTGTTAAATGGCGAGCAAGTGCCGGAATTGATGCGCGTCTTATATGGTAAGTTAGAGGCTTTAGCAACCTTTGAATCCACTGAAATCAAAAAAGAAATTAAAGCTGTACAAAAAGAAACTGGTATAAAAGGGAAACAGTTATTTATGCCGATTCGTGTAGCAGTTACAGGGCAAATGCATGGTCCAGAATTGCCAAATACCATGGAAGTATTAGGTAAAGAAAAAGTGTTGCAACGCATCCAAAAATTATTGTAA
- the cysE gene encoding serine O-acetyltransferase, producing MLRRMMDDVKMVFEQDPAARSSFEVITTYAGLHAVWSHLIAHKLYKKKRYILARMISQVSRFFTGIEIHPGAKIGRRLFIDHGMGVVIGETCTIGDNVTIYQGVTLGGTGKEKGKRHPDIGDNVLIAAGSKVLGNIKVHSNVNIGANSVVLRDVPSYTTVVGIPGRIVKQDGKRIGKTFDHLNLPDPIYEQIKQLEKQLEQTKNGEIKDDYII from the coding sequence ATGTTAAGACGTATGATGGATGATGTGAAAATGGTGTTTGAGCAAGACCCTGCTGCACGTTCATCTTTTGAAGTCATTACTACTTATGCAGGGTTACATGCTGTATGGAGTCATTTGATTGCACATAAACTCTATAAAAAAAAGCGCTATATATTAGCACGTATGATTTCACAAGTGTCACGTTTCTTTACGGGGATTGAGATACATCCTGGTGCCAAAATTGGGAGGCGTTTATTCATAGATCATGGTATGGGTGTCGTTATTGGAGAAACGTGTACAATTGGTGATAATGTGACAATTTATCAAGGTGTGACCTTAGGAGGAACAGGCAAAGAAAAAGGTAAACGTCATCCAGATATTGGAGACAATGTACTTATTGCAGCAGGATCGAAAGTTCTCGGAAATATTAAGGTTCATTCCAATGTTAATATTGGAGCCAATTCAGTTGTTTTAAGAGATGTTCCTAGTTATACAACAGTAGTGGGTATACCAGGACGTATTGTAAAGCAGGATGGCAAGCGAATTGGAAAAACATTCGATCACTTAAACTTACCTGATCCTATTTATGAACAAATTAAACAGCTTGAGAAGCAACTCGAACAAACAAAAAACGGAGAGATTAAAGATGATTACATTATATAA
- the cysS gene encoding cysteine--tRNA ligase → MITLYNTLTRQKEVFQPIEPGKVKMYVCGPTVYNYIHIGNARPAINYDVVRRYLEYKGYEVDYVSNFTDVDDKLIKRSQELGETVPEIADRYIQAFHEDTGALNVKPATSNPRVMDHMDDIITFIKKLVDEGYAYESGGDVYFRTRQFESYGKLSHQSLDDLKVGARIEQGEHKEDALDFTLWKKAKPGEISWESPFGEGRPGWHIECSVMAFQKLGPTIDIHAGGSDLQFPHHENEIAQSECHNHAPFANYWMHNGFINIDNEKMSKSLGNFILVHDIIKEIDPDVLRFFMISVHYRSPINYNLELVDAARSGLSRIRNSYQALVEREPLATNLVVDQQYIDQTEAILMQFEKVMDDDFNTANAITAWYDLAKLSNKYLRENNTAQTVIARIKEVFHIFSEVLGVPLQSKVDTELLDADIEALIEERNEARKNKNFARADEIRDQLKAQNIILEDTPQGVRFKRG, encoded by the coding sequence ATGATTACATTATATAATACATTGACGCGCCAAAAAGAAGTATTTCAGCCGATAGAGCCTGGAAAAGTTAAAATGTATGTGTGTGGTCCTACGGTTTACAATTACATTCATATTGGCAATGCACGTCCAGCAATTAATTATGACGTTGTGCGACGTTATTTAGAATATAAAGGTTATGAAGTAGACTATGTGTCAAACTTTACAGATGTAGATGATAAATTGATCAAGCGTTCACAGGAGTTAGGAGAGACAGTTCCAGAAATTGCTGATCGCTATATCCAAGCGTTCCACGAAGATACAGGGGCATTGAATGTAAAACCCGCAACATCGAATCCACGCGTTATGGATCATATGGATGATATTATTACTTTTATTAAGAAGTTGGTGGATGAAGGTTATGCGTATGAAAGTGGAGGCGATGTTTATTTCAGAACACGTCAATTTGAAAGCTATGGCAAGTTAAGTCATCAATCATTAGACGACTTAAAAGTTGGAGCACGTATTGAGCAAGGTGAACATAAAGAAGATGCCTTGGACTTTACGCTATGGAAAAAAGCTAAGCCGGGTGAGATCAGTTGGGAGAGTCCTTTTGGTGAAGGACGCCCGGGCTGGCATATCGAATGCTCTGTAATGGCGTTTCAAAAACTTGGGCCGACCATAGATATTCATGCAGGAGGTAGTGACTTACAATTTCCACATCATGAAAATGAAATTGCTCAATCGGAATGTCATAATCATGCACCGTTTGCAAATTATTGGATGCATAATGGATTTATTAATATTGATAACGAGAAAATGAGTAAATCACTTGGCAATTTTATTTTAGTTCACGATATTATTAAAGAGATAGATCCAGATGTGTTACGTTTCTTCATGATTAGTGTGCATTATCGCAGTCCGATTAACTATAATTTAGAATTAGTGGATGCAGCGCGTAGTGGATTATCGCGTATTAGAAATAGTTATCAAGCATTGGTAGAGCGTGAACCACTTGCGACAAATTTAGTTGTAGATCAGCAATATATAGACCAAACGGAAGCGATATTAATGCAATTTGAAAAAGTGATGGATGATGACTTTAATACAGCTAATGCGATCACAGCATGGTATGATTTAGCAAAGTTAAGCAATAAGTATTTACGTGAAAACAATACAGCCCAAACAGTTATTGCACGTATTAAAGAAGTATTTCATATCTTTAGTGAAGTTCTGGGAGTGCCATTACAGTCTAAAGTAGACACAGAACTTTTAGATGCAGATATTGAAGCATTAATTGAAGAACGTAATGAAGCGCGCAAAAACAAAAATTTTGCACGTGCAGATGAAATCCGCGACCAACTTAAAGCTCAAAATATTATACTCGAAGATACGCCTCAAGGTGTGCGTTTCAAACGTGGATAA
- a CDS encoding Mini-ribonuclease 3, with product MNFKLLNPLSLAYMGDGVLDQYVRKYIILKYQSKPNRLHQEAKRFVSAKSQAQTLELLLAEGWFTEEEQAIIKRGRNAKSYTKAKNTDIQTYRKSSGLEAIIGFLYLDQQEERLASLLEQIVINVEKRC from the coding sequence ATGAACTTTAAGTTGCTTAATCCTCTATCACTGGCGTATATGGGGGATGGCGTACTGGATCAATATGTACGTAAATATATTATTTTAAAGTATCAAAGTAAACCGAACCGTTTGCATCAAGAAGCCAAACGGTTCGTTTCTGCTAAAAGTCAAGCTCAGACGCTGGAGTTGTTATTAGCAGAAGGTTGGTTTACAGAGGAAGAACAAGCTATTATTAAACGTGGTCGCAATGCTAAAAGTTATACCAAAGCTAAAAATACAGATATTCAAACATATCGTAAAAGTTCAGGGCTAGAAGCCATTATAGGTTTTCTATATTTAGATCAGCAAGAAGAGCGGTTAGCGTCATTATTAGAACAAATTGTTATAAATGTAGAAAAGAGGTGTTAA
- the rlmB gene encoding 23S rRNA (guanosine(2251)-2'-O)-methyltransferase RlmB has protein sequence MESEVIVGRHAVREAISSGHAVNKVLIQEGIRKQHIDDILKSAKALKLVIQTVPKSKLDQISTAPHQGVAAYIAPYNYETLENFITQQAQKEGLSTVLILDGLEDPHNLGSILRTADATGVDGVIIPKRRSVALTQTVAKASTGAIQHVPVIRVTNLSQTIDTLKDQGYWVAGTEANNATDYRHMQVDMPLAIVIGSEGQGMSRRVKEKCDFYIKIPMVGHVNSLNASVAASLMMYEVLRKRQPIGGDK, from the coding sequence GTGGAATCAGAAGTTATTGTAGGACGTCATGCAGTTCGTGAGGCGATTAGCAGTGGGCACGCAGTAAATAAAGTGCTCATCCAAGAGGGTATAAGAAAACAACATATTGACGATATTTTAAAATCAGCTAAAGCTTTAAAACTTGTTATTCAAACTGTACCCAAATCAAAATTAGATCAAATTTCAACAGCGCCTCACCAAGGTGTAGCAGCATATATTGCACCTTACAATTATGAAACATTGGAAAACTTCATAACGCAACAAGCACAAAAAGAAGGGTTATCAACAGTTCTTATTCTTGATGGTTTAGAGGATCCACACAATTTAGGGTCGATTTTACGTACGGCAGATGCAACAGGTGTTGATGGTGTCATTATTCCTAAGCGTCGATCAGTAGCATTAACCCAAACAGTGGCAAAAGCTTCAACAGGAGCCATTCAGCACGTGCCTGTAATACGCGTAACGAATTTATCACAAACAATAGATACATTAAAAGATCAAGGGTATTGGGTGGCTGGAACAGAAGCGAATAATGCAACCGACTATCGTCATATGCAAGTTGATATGCCACTTGCTATCGTTATTGGTAGTGAAGGACAAGGTATGAGTCGCCGAGTTAAAGAAAAATGCGATTTTTATATAAAAATTCCGATGGTTGGCCATGTGAATAGTTTAAACGCTTCTGTAGCAGCAAGTTTAATGATGTATGAAGTGTTAAGAAAGCGCCAGCCCATTGGTGGTGACAAGTAA
- a CDS encoding NYN domain-containing protein produces the protein MKDYYVIIDGYNMIGQSPDLMRLAKESLEEAREKLLIEIANYNALVKGTIICVFDAYEQGTPQSETIYHGVHVVFTKEGETADSFIERYVYNIYNKHTTHITVVTSDMSEQHAIFGTGAFRISSREMWRHLNENKTAVSKSISTFEAQKPRTRITLSKEVLTEFEKIRRGKKK, from the coding sequence ATGAAAGATTATTATGTAATCATTGATGGCTATAACATGATAGGGCAGTCACCAGATTTAATGCGCTTGGCTAAAGAAAGTTTAGAGGAAGCGCGTGAAAAGTTATTAATTGAAATTGCGAATTATAATGCCTTAGTTAAAGGGACAATTATTTGTGTATTCGATGCATATGAGCAAGGTACACCTCAATCTGAAACAATTTATCATGGTGTTCATGTAGTTTTTACTAAAGAAGGAGAAACGGCAGATAGCTTTATCGAACGTTATGTTTATAACATTTATAATAAACATACAACGCACATTACAGTGGTCACAAGTGATATGAGCGAGCAACATGCTATATTTGGTACAGGTGCTTTTCGTATATCGTCTCGTGAAATGTGGCGTCATCTCAATGAGAATAAAACGGCCGTATCTAAGTCGATTTCTACATTTGAAGCTCAAAAGCCACGGACACGCATTACGCTATCGAAAGAAGTATTAACGGAGTTTGAAAAAATAAGACGTGGTAAGAAGAAATAA
- a CDS encoding sigma-70 family RNA polymerase sigma factor, which produces MIDKAKPIRSVNALASSNNVLPILELQLSYARRCAMQSFSDYSIQEYEREDLVQETMLALFQKLTSVHWHEHIPVEHYINRTIYRRKIDYRRRKIKRQRIFELYRRSLEAQIEYQQQIHGNILENVLMMDGLLEVYQQAIHTMTPIEQQVCTYIAQEWKPNEIALKLNLSNKKIYNTIYRVRRKLKAALHSNVD; this is translated from the coding sequence ATGATTGATAAGGCAAAACCGATACGTTCTGTTAACGCTTTAGCATCCTCCAATAATGTATTACCAATATTAGAATTGCAATTGTCATATGCAAGACGATGTGCAATGCAAAGTTTTAGTGATTACAGTATTCAAGAATATGAGCGAGAAGATCTGGTACAAGAAACGATGTTAGCACTCTTTCAAAAGCTAACGTCAGTACATTGGCATGAACATATTCCTGTTGAGCACTATATCAATAGGACGATTTATCGGCGAAAAATAGATTATCGACGTAGAAAGATCAAACGTCAACGTATATTTGAATTATATAGGCGGTCACTTGAAGCTCAGATAGAATATCAACAACAGATACATGGTAATATCCTTGAGAATGTGTTAATGATGGATGGGTTGTTAGAAGTTTACCAGCAAGCGATTCACACAATGACACCCATTGAACAACAAGTTTGTACTTATATTGCTCAAGAATGGAAACCTAATGAAATTGCACTAAAGCTTAATCTAAGTAACAAAAAAATTTATAATACAATCTATCGTGTGAGACGCAAACTTAAAGCTGCATTGCATAGTAATGTCGATTGA
- the rpmG gene encoding 50S ribosomal protein L33 — translation MKKVPLSCEKCGCRNYHVSKSSSKTDRLALKKFCTSCQTHTLHKESK, via the coding sequence GTGAAAAAAGTACCACTGAGTTGTGAGAAATGTGGCTGTCGTAATTATCATGTGTCAAAGTCTAGCAGTAAAACAGATAGACTTGCATTAAAAAAATTTTGTACGTCATGCCAGACACACACACTTCATAAAGAGTCCAAATAA
- the secE gene encoding preprotein translocase subunit SecE, translating into MAKKESFFQGVKSEMEKTSWPTGPELVKYTTIVVFTVVFFLLFFYGLDIGIGQIIEMIK; encoded by the coding sequence ATGGCTAAAAAAGAAAGTTTCTTCCAAGGTGTTAAGTCAGAAATGGAAAAAACAAGCTGGCCAACGGGTCCGGAGCTTGTTAAATATACAACAATCGTAGTATTTACAGTAGTATTCTTCCTGCTTTTTTTCTACGGTTTGGATATTGGTATTGGTCAAATAATTGAAATGATAAAATAG
- the nusG gene encoding transcription termination/antitermination protein NusG, which translates to MSEELGGKHWYAVHTYSGYENKVKKNLEKRVESMNMTEQIFRVVIPEEEETQVKDGKAKKSMKKTFPGYVLVELVMTDESWYVVRNTPGVTGFVGSAGAGSKPNPLLPEEARFILKQMGMKEKTIDVEVDLGEQVRITSGPFANQVGEIESIEADKFKLTVLVDMFGRETPVEVEFDQIEKL; encoded by the coding sequence ATGTCTGAAGAGTTAGGTGGTAAACATTGGTATGCAGTTCATACCTACTCTGGTTATGAGAATAAAGTTAAAAAGAATTTGGAGAAGCGTGTTGAGTCTATGAATATGACTGAACAAATCTTTCGTGTTGTCATTCCTGAAGAGGAAGAAACACAAGTGAAAGATGGTAAAGCAAAAAAATCAATGAAAAAGACTTTTCCTGGCTATGTATTAGTGGAGCTTGTTATGACAGATGAGTCATGGTACGTTGTGCGCAATACACCGGGGGTCACTGGATTTGTAGGTTCAGCAGGTGCAGGTTCTAAACCTAACCCATTATTGCCAGAAGAAGCACGATTTATCTTGAAACAGATGGGTATGAAAGAAAAAACAATTGATGTTGAAGTAGATCTTGGTGAACAAGTACGTATTACATCTGGCCCATTTGCTAATCAAGTGGGTGAGATTGAAAGTATCGAAGCGGATAAATTTAAGTTAACGGTACTAGTAGATATGTTTGGTCGTGAAACACCGGTTGAAGTAGAGTTTGATCAAATCGAAAAATTGTAA